Proteins encoded by one window of Aspergillus chevalieri M1 DNA, chromosome 6, nearly complete sequence:
- a CDS encoding Zn(II)2Cys6 transcription factor (COG:S;~EggNog:ENOG410PNMF;~InterPro:IPR036864,IPR007219,IPR001138;~PFAM:PF04082;~TransMembrane:3 (o328-347i496-514o599-620i);~go_function: GO:0000981 - DNA-binding transcription factor activity, RNA polymerase II-specific [Evidence IEA];~go_function: GO:0003677 - DNA binding [Evidence IEA];~go_function: GO:0008270 - zinc ion binding [Evidence IEA];~go_process: GO:0006351 - transcription, DNA-templated [Evidence IEA];~go_process: GO:0006355 - regulation of transcription, DNA-templated [Evidence IEA]) translates to MDYSRPYRSKRHPPCDQCRRKKLRCDRNAENTCQRCQQRNLPCSFDRYRPNEPSPSTVLPGSVPLPVQEPAPTPAPAPASVPPVFSDSPLFPTGIPIDLPFITESTPGRFGQTIQTLDQLPGLSTQVIGASGESDPWLLRHCRFDDRGFLRFHQVHFRNAGGVPLEEKIPVHFLVTAEGLYNASKEATGFPKRDLIREELESLISLECGQRLVALFIKFVYPMLPVISRSQFGLSLAQPIPDQQVLRNTPVHLLAAIYASAQPFAKFDEYLCLVNAYTPSPTDQLWRMVLELLLQEIHTPHLSVMQAGLLYLHKPLKGKESALADSPFIWSFVGLLVGLASSLGLTLECRPMGLPVWEKRLRRRLWWVIYSEDKWRCLLMGRPPYIRHDEWDVTNLDDQDFDLDRLSDDQARQAGLAFQHFSRLSYIADEVQHALFSLRSAQRLSSNFSESLHVARTLLRKLKDWYSALPAQLKSHTGHFTIDDPTPHSTSTSLHFAYILLEIFIFRALLRPLVRSATPPPLFEEGTEPLPTMEMHDPESFNLVDDYISEIVEAEEIEPVPAIEMTRETDIGTVKAAENCAAIMLRLVMRMVCSDLSGFWYSWIRIGFATVSSFMLLLVVQAPSRDHAIRARRLVYMWRQALRSQSKGCDLMDLALVRLDGMHWTGLSRNFYLPRHVEEALNMD, encoded by the exons ATGGACTATTCACGTCCTTATCGCTCAAAGCGTCATCCCCCATGCGATCAATGCCGTCGCAAGAAATTGCGGTGCGATAGGAACGCAGAAAATACTTGCCAGCGATGCCAGCAGCGCAACTTGCCCTGTTCATTTGATCGATATCGACCAAACGAGCCATCTCCATCGACTGTGCTTCCGGGTTCTGTCCCTCTTCCAGTACAAGAACCAGCTCCAacacctgctcctgctcctgcatCAGTTCCACCTGTTTTCAGTGACTCTCCTCTATTTCCCACCGGAATTCCAATTGACCTTCCGTTCATCACTGAATCCACGCCAGGGCGATTTGGACAGACTATACAAACCCTTGATCAACTTCCGGGTTTGTCAACTCAGGTAATCGGTGCGTCCGGCGAATCTGATCCATGGCTGCTGCGACATTGCCGGTTCGATGATCGTGGTTTCCTCCGGTTTCACCAGGTCCATTTTCGCAATGCTGGAGGCGTGCCTCTTGAAGAGAAAATCCCAGTGCATTTCTTGGTGACGGCAGAAGGACTATATAATGCTTCCAAGGAAGCCACAGGGTTTCCCAAGAGGGACCTCATTCGGGAGGAATTGGAATCATTGATTTCATTAGAATGTGGACAACGACTTGTGGCGCT CTTTATCAAGTTTGTTTATCCCATGCTACCGGTTATTTCAAGGTCGCAGTTTGGACTCTCTCTCGCGCAACCAATCCCTGATCAGCAGGTCCTCCGCAACACTCCAGTCCATCTCTTAGCCGCCATCTATGCATCCGCCCAACCGTTTGCCAAATTCGACGAATATCTGTGTCTTGTCAACGCCTACACTCCATCACCCACAGACCAACTATGGCGCATGGTTCTGGAGCTACTGCTGCAAGAGATCCACACTCCTCATTTGTCTGTGATGCAAGCTGGCCTTCTCTACCTGCACAAACCATTAAAAGGTAAAGAAAGCGCACTCGCAGATAGTCCCTTCATCTGGTCATTTGTAGGGCTGTTGGTCGGGCTGGCGTCGTCGTTGGGACTAACACTAGAATGCCGTCCGATGGGGCTACCGGTATGGGAGAAACGACTGCGACGTAGACTTTGGTGGGTGATCTACAGCGAAGACAAATGGCGCTGTCTGTTGATGGGCAGGCCGCCATATATCCGacacgatgaatgggatgtGACGAACCTAGATGACCAGGATTTTGATTTGGACCGATTGTCTGACGATCAAGCACGCCAGGCTGGTCTTGCCTTTCAGCACTTTAGCCGGTTATCGTATATTGCAGATGAGGTGCAGCATGCATTATT CTCCCTGAGATCTGCACAACGTTTATCATCAAATTTCTCTGAATCCCTCCATGTCGCTCGCACTCTCCTCCGAAAGCTCAAAGATTGGTATTCGGCTTTACCAGCACAGCTCAAATCACACACAGGGCACTTCACCATCGACGACCCAACACCACATTCCACATCCACCAGCCTACACTTCGCCTACATTCTCCTCGAAATTTTCATTTTCCGCGCCCTACTCCGACCCCTAGTCCGTTCAGCAACACCACCGCCACTCTTCGAAGAAGGCACAGAACCACTACCGACAATGGAAATGCACGATCCGGAAAGCTTCAACCTCGTCGACGATTATATCTCGGAGATTGTTGAGGCGGAGGAAATCGAACCCGTCCCGGCTATTGAAATGACACGCGAAACGGATATCGGAACTGTCAAGGCCGCAGAAAACTGCGCAGCTATTATGTTGCGGTTGGTTATGCGGATGGTATGCAGTGACTTGTCTGGGTTTTGGTATTCCT GGATTCGAATTGGCTTTGCTACTGTCTCAAGTTTCATGTTACTCTTGGTCGTGCAAGCTCCCTCCAGAGACCATGCAATCCGTGCAAGGCGACTGGTATATATGTGGCGACAGGCACTACGCAGTCAGAGCAAAGGCTGTGACTTGATGGACTTGGCTCTCGTCCGGTTAGACGGGATGCACTGGACGGGGTTGAGTCGGAATTTCTATCTGCCTAGACATGTTGAGGAGGCACTTAATATGGACTAA
- a CDS encoding uncharacterized protein (COG:S;~EggNog:ENOG410PJGG): MTTMATTNSHKPPYSTSHTLKALDQRYNAQSYSTIATIMALRQTYFQDRFTFMRGEDMVPVLKRLGATDENFRYVKSISNITGLNLDYCTVTHGRYSRLRRTIQRLEWQPYTLPVQEDYCRHD; encoded by the coding sequence ATGACCACCATGGCTACCACCAACAGCCACAAGCCCCCCTATTCAACATCCCACACCCTTAAAGCCCTCGACCAACGCTATAATGCCCAATCCTACTCAACCATAGCCACAATCATGGCCCTCCGCCAAACATACTTCCAAGACCGCTTCACCTTCATGCGCGGAGAAGACATGGTTCCCGTCCTCAAGCGTCTCGGTGCTACAGACGAAAACTTCCGCTACGTCAAATCCATAAGCAACATAACAGGCCTGAATCTCGACTACTGCACAGTTACTCACGGCCGTTACAGCAGACTTCGCCGCACAATTCAGCGTCTCGAGTGGCAGCCCTACACGCTTCCCGTGCAAGAGGACTACTGCCGGCACGACTGA
- a CDS encoding glycosyl hydrolase family 79 C-terminal domain-containing protein (CAZy:GH79;~COG:S;~EggNog:ENOG410PJBK;~InterPro:IPR017853,IPR031728;~PFAM:PF16862;~SECRETED:SignalP(1-21)), whose translation MAMAMASGSLLLGLLAQQAAGQLLVPQSPPAGASEPVPKGVSSFSIEFSSAIDYLGNATHPNEYSRNLLSNLKNAVGAFPKIRIGGTTQDRTFYNPNQNEAMNLTYETPTDDQPIKVTYGPDFFSSYHAIPGLEFSHSLNLAYNGSDQSTQLSSAAAAACKHMGSTLRLSELGNEPDFYSGYPSYTRPPNWTMAEYIREWNWKSGVVAKAMKEECPGINVGFAAPSLIWSNWSGRAPWDPQDVFRKGLDTRFIHEISMHNYMDTDYEERYGLTDLSIQSLLMNHTGVVGSVAVHIDAAQKLSYLGLPYTLNEVNGMALQGGAWTWSMGSALWVVDFALWSATNVKHQTHQLSPRQPVCVDGAKPSTRPPYYGQMMVAHALGNSNSTRLTNIPLPSDTESAYAVYHDNALSRLVTLNLEAWYANSTTPRPSKEYTFRVPSRYTTANVLRFMGPGADARSNLTFGGVSYDFELGGGKPVTVDVMGLKERVSVNDGLVKVDVPASSGVVLILG comes from the exons ATGGCAATGGCAATGGCATCTGGATCGCTTTTACTAGGCCTTCTGGCACAGCAGGCTGCTGGACAGCTGCTTGTTCCTCAGTCTCCGCCTGCAGGTGCCAGTGAGCCCGTGCCGAAGGGCGTCTCGTCGTTTTCAATTGAGTTCTCATCGGCTATCGACTATCTCGGAAACGCAACGCATCCTAATGAGTATTCACGAAACCTGCTATCCAATCTGAAGAATGCCGTCGGTGCATTCCCGAAAATCCGGATTGGGGGAACTACACA GGACCGCACATTCTACAACCCAAACCAAAATGAAGCCATGAACCTAACCTACGAGACCCCCACCGATGACCAACCCATCAAAGTAACCTACGGCCctgatttcttttcctcctacCACGCCATCCCGGGCCTCGAGTTCTCTCACTCATTGAACCTCGCATACAACGGCTCCGACCAATCTACCCAACTGTCCTCCGCCGCAGCAGCTGCCTGCAAGCACATGGGCTCGACTCTTCGTCTTTCGGAGCTGGGCAACGAGCCGGACTTCTACTCGGGATATCCGAGTTACACTCGTCCGCCGAACTGGACTATGGCGGAGTATATCCGGGAGTGGAATTGGAAGTCTGGGGTTGTGGCCAAGGCCATGAAGGAGGAGTGCCCGGGGATTAATGTGGGGTTTGCTGCACCGAGCTTGATCTGGAGTAATTGGTCTGGTAGGGCGCCGTGGGACCCGCAGGATGTATTTAGAAAGGGGCTGGATACGAGATTTATTCATGAGATTTCTATGCATAA CTACATGGACACAGACTACGAAGAGCGTTACGGACTCACAGACCTGTCGATACAAAGTCTCCTCATGAACCACACTGGTGTTGTTGGCTCCGTAGCCGTCCACATAGACGCTGCCCAGAAACTCTCCTACCTCGGACTCCCATACACCCTAAACGAAGTGAACGGCATGGCCCTCCAAGGAGGCGCCTGGACCTGGAGCATGGGCAGCGCACTTTGGGTGGTCGACTTTGCCCTCTGGTCTGCGACGAACGTAA AACATCAAACGCATCAACTTTCACCAAGGCAACCCGTTTGCGTCGACGGCGCAAAGCCAAGCACCCGTCCACCATACTACGGCCAGATGATGGTTGCTCATGCTCTTGGCAACAGCAACTCCACCCGCCTCACAAACATCCCGCTCCCCAGTGACACGGAGTCCGCATACGCAGTCTACCACGACAACGCTCTTTCGCGTCTCGTGACCCTCAACCTGGAAGCATGGTACGCCAACTCTACCACCCCACGCCCGAGCAAGGAATACACGTTCCGCGTTCCGAGTCGCTACACCACAGCCAATGTCCTGCGGTTCATGGGACCTGGGGCAGATGCGCGCTCGAACCTGACATTCGGAGGCGTGTCTTATGATTTTGAgcttggtggtggtaagCCGGTGACTGTTGATGTGATGGGGTTGAAGGAGAGGGTTAGTGTCAATGATGGGCTGGTTAAGGTTGATGTGCCGGCTTCTTCGGGGGTTGTTTTGATTTTGGGGTAA
- a CDS encoding uncharacterized protein (COG:S;~EggNog:ENOG410PMB2;~InterPro:IPR011009): MRFEDGGSAVIRFPCLGASMFPEEKVQHEVAVMQYLAFHTSLPIPHVLHYGDEEESPCGLGPFIIMEHISNEGNFIDSLNIPGRSSQERPILDLNVSQELLECVYGYMADIMLQVSRHSFTEIGCIAKANEEDEFDDTWVVKHRPLTLNMDKLVQLGGVSPDQLPTGAFKTASSYYQALANMHMIHLSSQRNDTIESADDCRQKYIARCLFRKITREYQLCKDDAGPFKLFCDDLRPGNVLAGVNHQLTGVIDWEFTYAAPTAFAYSPPFWLLLELPELWEDGLDDWIEKYEQILPTFLKVLQDKEQAAIERGVLKESDRLSGHMSESWESGDFWVNYAARKSWAFDMVYWAKIDRRFFGMGDLEDRVYLLTPEERGEMERFVRMKMEAKEEGGLANWDDVKNALPRTSNDNVEASNSEN, encoded by the coding sequence ATGCGCTTTGAAGACGGAGGCTCAGCGGTAATTCGGTTTCCGTGTCTCGGTGCTTCGATGTTCCCAGAAGAGAAGGTGCAGCATGAAGTTGCGGTAATGCAGTACCTAGCGTTTCATACCAGTTTGCCTATACCGCATGTTCTACACTatggggatgaggaggagagtCCGTGTGGTCTGGGGCCGTTTATTATCATGGAGCATATCAGCAATGAGGGAAATTTTATTGATTCTCTTAATATACCCGGCCGCTCAAGTCAGGAGAGGCCGATTCTGGACCTCAACGTCTCGCAGGAGTTGCTCGAGTGTGTATATGGCTACATGGCCGATATCATGCTTCAAGTCTCGAGGCATTCATTTACGGAGATCGGGTGTATCGCAAAGGCCAacgaggaggatgaattTGATGATACATGGGTGGTAAAGCATCGTCCACTGACGCTTAACATGGACAAGCTTGTCCAACTAGGCGGCGTTTCGCCGGATCAGCTTCCCACGGGAGCATTCAAAACAGCATCCTCTTACTACCAAGCACTAGCCAACATGCACATGATACATCTGTCCTCTCAGCGCAACGACACTATTGAGTCTGCGGACGATTGTCGACAGAAGTATATCGCAAGATGCCTCTTCCGGAAGATCACACGTGAATATCAGCTTTGTAAGGATGATGCTGGTCCATTTAAGCTGTTTTGCGATGACCTCCGACCAGGAAACGTCCTCGCAGGGGTTAACCATCAGCTGACTGGCGTTATTGATTGGGAATTCACATACGCGGCTCCCACTGCATTTGCGTACAGTCCTCCGTTCTGGCTCTTGCTTGAACTACCAGAGCTCTGGGAGGATGGTCTAGACGACTGGATTGAGAAATACGAGCAGATCCTGCCGACATTCTTGAAGGTGCTTCAAGACAAAGAACAAGCGGCCATTGAACGGGGTGTTCTGAAGGAAAGTGACCGGTTATCTGGTCATATGTCGGAGAGTTGGGAGAGCGGGGACTTCTGGGTTAATTATGCTGCGAGGAAGAGTTGGGCGTTTGATATGGTATATTGGGCGAAGATCGATAGGAGGTTTTTTGGGATGGGGGATCTCGAGGATCGAGTGTATCTTTTGACGCCGGAGGAAAGGGGAGAGATGGAGAGGTTTGTTCGGATGAAGATGGAGGCTAAAGAAGAAGGCGGCTTGGCTAACTGGGATGATGTGAAGAATGCATTGCCGCGGACTAGTAATGACAATGTAGAGGCTAGTAACAGTGAGAATTAG
- a CDS encoding GNAT family N-acetyltransferase (COG:J;~EggNog:ENOG410PND1;~InterPro:IPR000182,IPR016181;~PFAM:PF00583,PF13302;~go_function: GO:0008080 - N-acetyltransferase activity [Evidence IEA]) — protein MAPERPRGPLVSFTSASLPNKTTLPGQTVHLEKLNPDHAITLFPLLGGNDPSITPLWDYMPDGPYPDLPTFQTAITTKSTSVDPFFYAIIDARKDSLTYTQPIGYITLMRMTPAHLTLEIGNVMFSAALQRTTGATEAIYLLLKHAFEDLGYRRVEWKCDALNGPSRRAATRFGFTFEGTFRQHMIVKGRSRDTAWFSVLRDEWEAGIGGGLEGWLEEGNFGEDGEQKRSLREVRDEVARK, from the coding sequence ATGGCGCCGGAGCGGCCTCGAGGCCCATTGGTCTCCTTCACCTCAGCCTCGCTACCAAACAAAACTACCCTCCCAGGTCAAACAGTCCATCTCGAGAAACTCAACCCAGACCACGCCATCactctcttccctctcctCGGCGGAAACGACCCCTCCATCACACCGCTATGGGACTACATGCCCGACGGCCCCTACCCTGACCTCCCCACATTCCAAACCGCCATAACCACCAAATCCACCTCCGTCGACCCTTTCTTCTACGCCATAATCGACGCCCGCAAGGATAGCCTCACCTATACACAGCCAATCGGGTACATAACTCTCATGCGCATGACCCCGGCCCACCTAACCCTCGAAATCGGAAACGTCATGTTCTCAGCTGCTTTGCAGCGCACGACCGGTGCGACGGAGGCGATTTATCTTCTGTTAAAGCATGCATTTGAGGATTTGGGGTATCGGAGGGTGGAGTGGAAATGCGATGCGCTTAATGGGCCGTCGCGACGGGCGGCAACGAGGTTCGGGTTTACGTTTGAGGGGACGTTTCGCCAGCATATGATTGTCAAGGGGAGAAGTAGGGATACGGCTTGGTTTTCGGTGTTGAGGGATGAGTGGGAGGCGGGCATTGGTGGGGGATTGGAGGGGTGGTTGGAGGAGGGGAATTTTGGGGAGGATGGGGAACAGAAGAGGAGTTTAAGGGAGGTGCGGGATGAGGTTGCTCGTAAGTAA
- a CDS encoding uncharacterized protein (COG:S;~EggNog:ENOG410Q238;~TransMembrane:7 (o36-57i69-90o96-120i140-169o189-216i228-249o261-281i)), with protein sequence MESQGLNAHSSSDAQSPWQQKVQVTAYGFDEAYPKVWLIFEALCLVALLGFFVWSCFIRQPRGDPKKPLPIKAVIAARMMNIITLFLGIFKATVQQSYVVVSMLNQIFYLIAVMLGFYIFWKLIQKLLERLAEEKPSKAFALVAITHWILLGMLSALSAAECALYIAFITKGINVGEGYMKLAYEYNKVSAALSILCWIASMEVLGWIIFIFVSAAPDRRAGLAPLSVGSFFFFLINFILAILQIIYVLEQNMAPEYLDAARTIIEFFCTMGIYTGVLLCFRKWHHVHISPPQKILEAGGDEREVSEEDCNSSLRSYHSMVYSQQQEQLRYSFPQGAASAQQVHMYMPR encoded by the exons ATGGAATCGCAAGGACTCAACGCCCACTCATCATCAGACGCCCAGTCACCATGGCAGCAAAAGGTCCAAGTGACGGCCTACGGCTTCGACGAGGCCTATCCCAAGGTCTGGCTCATCTTTGAAGCTCTCTGTCTTGTTGCGCTGCTGGGGTTTTTTGTATGGTCGTGCTTCATCCGACAACCACGGGGTGATCCGAAGAAACCCCTGCCTATAAAGGCAGTTATCGC CGCGAGAATGATGAACATCATAACTCTCTTCCTGGGCATTTTCAAAGCCACCGTCCAGCAGAGCTACGTCGTTGTGTCCATGCTCAACCAGATCTTCTATCTCATTGCCGTCATGCTGGGCTTCTACATCTTCTGGAAGCTTATCCAGAAGCTACTCGAGCGACTGGCAGAGGAAAAACCCAGTAAGGCCTTTGCCCTCGTGGCTATTACCCACTGGATCTTATTGGGCATGTTGTCCGCGCTCTCTGCTGCCGAATGTGCACTCTACATTGCCTTTATCACCAAGGGTATCAACGTGGGTGAAGGGTATATGAAGCTGGCATATGAGTATAACAAGGTCTCTGCGGCTCTGAGTATTTTGTGCTGGATTGCTTCGATGGAAGTTCTTGGGTGGATCATTTTTATTTTCGTCAGCGCAGCACCTGACCGGAGG GCCGGACTCGCCCCTTTATCCGTGGgaagcttcttcttcttcctcattaACTTCATCCTTGCCATCCTCCAAATAATCTACGTCCTTGAGCAAAATATGGCCCCGGAATACCTCGACGCCGCCAGAACAATCATCGAGTTCTTCTGCACCATGGGCATCTACACCGGTGTCCTTCTGTGTTTCCGGAAGTGGCACCATGTGCACATCAGTCCGCCGCAGAAGATCCTGGAAGCAGGTGGAGATGAGAGAGAGGTCAGCGAGGAGGACTGTAATTCTTCGCTGCGGTCGTATCATAGTATGGTGTACTcacagcagcaggagcagctgAGGTATTCGTTTCCTCAGGGTGCGGCATCGGCGCAGCAGGTGCATATGTATATGCCACGGTGA
- a CDS encoding uncharacterized protein (COG:S;~EggNog:ENOG410PVJN;~InterPro:IPR009784;~PFAM:PF07081), with the protein MPPDGSSFTPLNLPSTFSLPQCMEYFSLTAGPNTNLWRKPPTGDIATAPIVFTSLRNSFVVAEVTVSADMEMEWDQGGLVIFTGATPESLSLSSPAGRRTAPAMRPRLEPARTCKWVKAGIEFCSGAVHASSVSATADGADWCLAPLDLPEGATTPALHSLRIKLERIGHSLWIWYQVPSVSPYAHTPGAASGTWKKLREVTWFFYGVEDKFVHVGVYASRPNSSPNDTAWFGSGLGRSSDGLMVEFEDLEIF; encoded by the coding sequence ATGCCTCCCGACGGCTCTTCATTCACACCCCTGAATCTCCCATCTACATTCTCGCTCCCGCAATGCATGGAATACTTCTCTCTCACAGCCGGCCCCAACACCAACCTCTGGCGCAAACCTCCCACAGGCGACATTGCAACCGCGCCCATCGTCTTCACCTCCCTCAGGAATTCGTTCGTCGTCGCCGAAGTCACCGTCAGCGCTGACATGGAGATGGAATGGGATCAAGGCGGCCTAGTTATCTTCACCGGCGCTACTCCGGAATCGCTATCCCTTTCTTCTCCGGCTGGCCGTCGGACGGCGCCAGCAATGCGACCACGTCTCGAACCCGCCCGGACGTGTAAATGGGTTAAAGCCGGGATAGAATTCTGCTCGGGGGCTGTCCATGCTTCATCGGTCAGCGCTACAGCCGATGGCGCAGATTGGTGTCTAGCCCCGTTGGATCTACCTGAGGGCGCGACAACACCGGCCCTTCACTCGCTGCGCATCAAGTTAGAGCGCATCGGCCACTCGCTCTGGATTTGGTACCAGGTACCCTCAGTATCACCGTATGCGCACACACCGGGAGCTGCGTCTGGGACGTGGAAAAAACTACGCGAAGTGACCTGGTTCTTCTACGGGGTGGAGGACAAGTTCGTGCACGTCGGGGTGTATGCTAGTCGGCCCAATAGCTCCCCGAATGATACTGCCTGGTTTGGGTCTGGACTGGGGAGGTCTTCGGATGGGCTaatggtggaatttgaggaTCTGGAAATTTTCTAG
- a CDS encoding uncharacterized protein (COG:K;~EggNog:ENOG410PYGI) yields MVTDLLHGPRSPATTSLSIATQQLMTEAPDSELLAALEASPFAAFCVLANLGALVKGFTRCYYQMPPSASDPAAFHILTQSQNKQTHTAIRAILSIVKDQAYTSDSPQFHLWRTIELFISSLRISLCRPDQLLIGGIVDNSLIAGMAASTHLTQGNYVATRRSIPVVPQHVSDKGILALLNDLSGALSCISGEDQEQVSYEAPWTTVASHGILLCIWGALRRATTDIRHHLDTFNELPRTSESCMLILNSLMESKSLLEEGESLFISLVKSFCERRRPWGIGPSMLAVLGEVPNPSPVVRVD; encoded by the exons ATGGTTACTGATCTCTTGCATGGGCCTCGCAGTCCGGCAACGACCTCGCTGTCAATAGCTACGCAGCAACTCATGACTGAAGCACCAGACTCGGAGCTTTTGGCGGCATTGGAAGCATCGCCATTTGCAGCGTTTTGCGTTCTTGCAAATTTGGGTGCTTTGGTAAAGGGTTTCACGCGGTGTTACTACCAAATGCCACCGAGTGCGTCCGATCCGGCCGCATTTCATATCCTCACTCAATCTCAAAATAAACAGACCCATACAGCAATACGAGCAATTTTGAGTATCGTCAAGGACCAGGCCTACACGAGCGACAGCCCCCAATTCCATCTTTGGAGGACAATCGAGCTCTTTATCTCCTCGCTCAGAATCAGCTTATGCCGCCCCGATCAGCTTTTGATAGGTGGTATCGTGGACAACAGCCTAATTGCTGGAATGGCCGCTTCCACACATCTAACACAAGGGAATTACGTCGCGACCCGCCGATCGATACCTGTTGTACCGCAACACGTCAGCGATAAAGGCATCCTTGCTCTTCTCAATGATCTGTCCGGTGCACTATCATGTATCTCTGGTGAAGATCAGGAGCAGGTAAGCTATGAAGCACCGTGGACTACCGTGGCGAGTCATGGAATTCTACTGTGTATCTGGGGAGCATTGAGGCGTGCGACGACTGATATCCGTCACCATCTGGACACGTTCAACGAACTTCCAAGAACCTCAGAATCGTGCATGTTAATCTTGAACTCTCTCATGGA ATCGAAGAGTCTGCTCGAGGAGGGTGAGTCATTGTTTATCAGTTTAGTCAAGAGTTTCTGTGAGCGAAGACGTCCGTGGGGGATTGGGCCTTCCATGCTTGCTGTGCTGGGAGAGGTTCCCAACCCTAGCCCCGTTGTGAGGGTAGATTAA